A DNA window from Micromonospora sp. NBC_01739 contains the following coding sequences:
- a CDS encoding CU044_2847 family protein: MQSEVVRYQVDDNTVALIEVEPPAGFQPAGVGDVAGWVRESAAPAVAAAKELLEHVKTVAPDSVEVRFGIKATGTASWVIAKATGEANFEVTLAWSADTAPERNTDPQR; this comes from the coding sequence GTGCAGTCTGAGGTGGTCCGCTACCAGGTCGATGACAACACCGTCGCGTTGATCGAGGTCGAACCACCGGCCGGTTTCCAGCCCGCCGGTGTGGGTGATGTCGCCGGCTGGGTCCGGGAATCCGCAGCCCCGGCGGTCGCCGCCGCGAAGGAACTGCTGGAACACGTAAAGACGGTCGCCCCGGACTCCGTCGAGGTGCGTTTCGGAATCAAGGCCACCGGCACGGCGAGTTGGGTGATCGCCAAGGCCACCGGTGAGGCGAACTTCGAAGTCACCCTCGCCTGGTCGGCCGACACGGCTCCGGAACGCAACACCGACCCGCAGCGCTGA
- a CDS encoding trypsin-like peptidase domain-containing protein, which translates to MTTAPDGSPWAVALYREGNPHTPVGTGIVIDSNLVLTCHHVAFADDGTLHDLWVAFPLAPRVGYYDRRKVGQCLHDGRQAAHVDLAVLELVEPVPPTVAPARLRCLDPKPLVERPFWAYGFPAAIAGGTPAVGTVTEIGGWGHIMIDSGSSGALSKGFSGGAVWSPEYQAVVGVVVSADGRGKGQAVTLYHADEQLPEMKLATLSAWRVADADDAALSAWGWTLRTDGEAGRHWLPRARGVAVDTEGGARFRGRTTALRRIVDWIDQPAPITRPLLVTGSPGVGKSAALGRIVTTADRQIRASLPADDLAVRATLGSVSCAVHAKGKTAIEVATEIARAAAVDLPDTPADLAPAVRDRLMRRGSRFALVIDALDEAADPGHARRIVDEILLPLARDCGPYGFRVVVGTRRRDDQGDLIACFGENTDLIDLDTPEYFAESDLVNYAQATLQLLGAERAANPYADPGVAAPLARRIAALAKGNFLVAGLVARAHALRDTSAVDPASVSFTATVAHALDAYLAGLPAAGSASARLALTALAYAEAPGLPLPLWQAAVTALGGTATAEQLALFARGSAANFLVETGGGAQPAYRLFHQALNDALLADRDQQGVRRDDQRRLVSAWLDLAADTGWASAPDYLLRSLPQHAARAGLVERLLADGDYLLHAHLDRLLTVVDTARAPMSPRAQSRARLLRRTPLAVAAEPAERAALFSVVDRLDDLDSGIGADGAPYRARWAHTPPRQERSVLDGHSQAVYDVAAIEVDGRRLLASVGDDGTVRLWDPLTNQAESVFNCHDDTVRGVCAVRTSAGETLLATASHDGTVGLWEPRTGQRRHELRGHHDWVRNICTIPLPGGDLLASAGDDRTVRIWDPANGIQRYKLTGHIGWATAVTYVPADGRHLLASTGFDGMIRIWEPTADVEPTLTIAGHAGWATTLYAVRTPGGTLLASGGYDGTVRLWDPFTGRCVKLLETGGPVTDLCTIDVDDGCLLVSTGEDGLIRLWEVPTWTSRPSLRGHASWIRAVCELRTAEQRMLATAGDDGTVRLWDPAGGQPGTIADQDRFAPVSALCQLPGERPLVAAGGTDGLVRFWDVHTGERLQEFNTPGGTVNAMCAVADEEEPLLFTAQDDCAVVGWDVRDGAQGLEMREHYGEVAAVCPIVINGETLIASAGDDQAVRLWHPHTGAVRMVLLGHVTHAWVTALATVSWPGIEALASADKSGTVMLWGGGDTPVWVQQGHQDAVTALCGITVAGRRMLVSGSADHSIRMWDAEWGQPVRWFTGHSAAVTGLSLIQVDGQDLLASASRDRTVRIWDPTTGRTVRTIPVYHPALACCTVGDTLLVGLDQGLLALAVTGRDDR; encoded by the coding sequence GTGACCACAGCCCCTGATGGCAGCCCATGGGCGGTAGCCCTATACCGGGAAGGCAACCCTCACACACCGGTCGGCACCGGCATCGTCATCGACAGCAACCTCGTCCTCACCTGCCACCACGTGGCATTCGCTGACGACGGTACCCTCCACGATCTCTGGGTCGCCTTCCCGCTCGCCCCGAGGGTCGGCTACTACGACCGTCGCAAGGTTGGCCAGTGCCTGCACGACGGCCGTCAGGCCGCACACGTCGACTTGGCCGTGCTGGAGCTGGTCGAGCCGGTCCCGCCCACCGTCGCACCCGCACGGCTGCGCTGCCTTGACCCCAAACCACTGGTCGAACGTCCCTTCTGGGCGTACGGATTTCCCGCCGCCATAGCCGGCGGTACCCCGGCCGTCGGTACCGTCACCGAGATCGGCGGCTGGGGACACATCATGATCGACAGCGGTTCGAGCGGCGCACTGAGCAAGGGGTTCAGTGGCGGCGCGGTGTGGTCGCCGGAGTATCAGGCCGTGGTCGGTGTCGTCGTCTCCGCCGACGGCCGGGGCAAGGGCCAAGCCGTGACCCTGTATCACGCCGACGAGCAGCTACCCGAGATGAAGCTGGCGACTCTCTCCGCGTGGCGGGTCGCCGACGCCGACGACGCCGCGCTGTCCGCCTGGGGGTGGACGCTGCGCACCGACGGCGAGGCGGGGCGGCACTGGTTGCCCCGCGCCCGCGGCGTTGCGGTCGACACCGAGGGCGGCGCCCGGTTCCGCGGCCGGACCACGGCACTACGACGCATCGTCGACTGGATCGACCAGCCTGCTCCGATCACCCGACCGCTGCTCGTCACCGGCTCTCCCGGTGTGGGAAAGTCCGCCGCTCTGGGACGGATCGTCACCACCGCCGACCGACAGATCCGGGCGAGCCTGCCGGCGGACGACCTCGCCGTGCGGGCCACCCTCGGTTCGGTCTCCTGCGCCGTGCACGCGAAGGGCAAGACCGCCATCGAGGTCGCGACGGAGATCGCCCGCGCCGCCGCCGTCGACCTGCCGGACACCCCGGCCGATTTGGCCCCGGCGGTACGCGACCGCCTGATGCGGCGGGGCAGCCGCTTCGCCCTGGTCATCGACGCACTCGACGAGGCCGCCGACCCCGGCCACGCCCGCCGGATCGTCGACGAGATCCTGCTGCCGCTGGCACGCGACTGCGGCCCGTACGGATTCCGGGTGGTGGTCGGCACCCGACGCCGCGACGACCAAGGCGACCTGATCGCCTGCTTCGGCGAGAACACGGATCTGATCGACCTGGACACGCCCGAATACTTCGCGGAGTCCGACCTGGTGAACTACGCCCAGGCGACCCTGCAACTGCTCGGTGCCGAGCGCGCGGCCAACCCGTACGCCGATCCGGGCGTGGCAGCCCCGCTCGCCCGACGCATCGCCGCCCTGGCCAAGGGCAATTTCCTCGTTGCCGGACTGGTCGCGCGGGCACACGCGCTGCGCGACACATCGGCGGTCGATCCGGCCTCGGTGTCGTTCACCGCCACGGTGGCCCACGCGCTGGACGCCTACCTCGCCGGGCTTCCGGCGGCCGGTTCGGCCTCCGCCCGCCTGGCGCTGACAGCCCTGGCGTACGCCGAGGCGCCAGGGCTGCCGTTGCCGCTGTGGCAGGCGGCGGTGACGGCGCTGGGCGGTACGGCCACGGCTGAGCAGCTCGCCCTGTTCGCCCGCGGTTCTGCGGCGAACTTCCTGGTCGAGACAGGCGGCGGCGCACAGCCCGCGTACCGGCTGTTCCACCAGGCACTCAACGATGCGCTGCTGGCCGACCGGGATCAGCAGGGCGTCCGACGCGACGACCAGCGCCGCTTGGTGTCCGCCTGGCTCGACCTGGCCGCTGACACCGGCTGGGCGTCCGCGCCGGACTACCTCCTGCGTTCGCTGCCCCAGCACGCCGCTCGGGCCGGACTCGTCGAACGCCTGCTCGCCGATGGGGACTACCTGCTGCACGCGCATCTGGATCGGCTGCTCACCGTCGTCGACACCGCCCGGGCCCCGATGTCCCCGCGAGCGCAGTCCCGGGCGCGGTTGCTGCGACGTACGCCGTTGGCGGTGGCCGCGGAGCCCGCCGAGCGGGCCGCGCTCTTCTCGGTGGTCGACCGCCTCGACGATCTCGACAGTGGCATCGGCGCCGACGGCGCGCCCTACCGGGCCCGGTGGGCGCACACCCCGCCCCGGCAGGAACGCAGCGTGCTTGACGGGCACTCGCAGGCCGTCTACGACGTCGCCGCCATCGAGGTCGACGGTCGGCGGCTGCTCGCCTCCGTCGGTGACGACGGCACCGTTCGGCTCTGGGATCCGCTGACCAACCAGGCCGAGTCGGTCTTCAACTGTCACGACGACACCGTCCGCGGCGTCTGCGCCGTTCGGACCAGCGCCGGCGAGACCCTACTCGCCACGGCCAGCCATGACGGCACGGTGGGCCTGTGGGAGCCACGGACCGGCCAGCGCCGACACGAACTGCGCGGACACCACGACTGGGTACGCAACATCTGCACCATTCCGCTGCCCGGGGGCGACCTGCTCGCCTCGGCTGGCGACGACCGGACGGTACGAATCTGGGATCCCGCCAACGGCATCCAGCGGTACAAGCTGACCGGGCACATCGGCTGGGCCACCGCCGTGACCTACGTCCCCGCCGACGGACGTCACCTGCTCGCCTCCACCGGCTTCGACGGAATGATCCGGATCTGGGAGCCGACCGCCGATGTCGAGCCGACGCTGACCATCGCCGGACATGCCGGCTGGGCGACGACCCTCTACGCGGTGCGCACCCCCGGCGGCACCCTGCTCGCCTCGGGCGGCTACGACGGCACCGTCCGCCTGTGGGATCCGTTCACCGGCCGGTGCGTCAAGCTTCTGGAGACCGGTGGGCCGGTCACCGACCTGTGCACCATCGACGTCGACGATGGTTGCCTGCTGGTCTCCACCGGTGAGGACGGACTGATCCGGCTGTGGGAGGTGCCGACCTGGACGAGCCGGCCGAGCCTACGGGGACACGCGAGCTGGATCCGCGCGGTGTGCGAGCTGCGCACCGCAGAGCAGCGGATGCTGGCGACCGCCGGGGACGACGGCACCGTACGGTTGTGGGATCCGGCCGGCGGTCAGCCAGGCACCATCGCCGACCAGGACAGGTTCGCTCCGGTGAGCGCGCTCTGCCAACTGCCCGGTGAACGGCCGCTGGTCGCCGCCGGTGGCACCGACGGCCTGGTGCGGTTCTGGGACGTGCACACCGGCGAACGCCTGCAGGAATTCAACACCCCGGGCGGCACCGTCAACGCCATGTGCGCGGTCGCCGACGAGGAGGAGCCGCTGCTGTTCACCGCCCAGGACGACTGTGCCGTCGTCGGATGGGACGTCCGCGACGGCGCGCAAGGGCTGGAGATGCGGGAACACTACGGCGAGGTGGCTGCGGTCTGCCCGATCGTCATCAACGGTGAGACCCTGATCGCCTCCGCCGGCGACGACCAGGCGGTCCGACTGTGGCACCCGCACACGGGTGCCGTACGTATGGTGCTGCTCGGGCATGTCACCCATGCCTGGGTGACCGCGCTCGCCACGGTGAGCTGGCCCGGCATCGAGGCGCTCGCCTCGGCGGACAAGAGTGGCACGGTGATGTTGTGGGGAGGTGGCGACACCCCGGTCTGGGTGCAGCAGGGTCACCAGGATGCGGTGACCGCGCTCTGCGGCATCACCGTGGCCGGCCGGCGGATGCTGGTGTCGGGCAGCGCCGACCACTCGATCCGGATGTGGGACGCCGAATGGGGCCAGCCGGTCCGTTGGTTCACCGGGCACAGCGCGGCGGTCACCGGGCTGAGCCTGATCCAGGTCGATGGTCAGGACCTGTTGGCCTCTGCCAGCCGCGACCGTACGGTGCGGATCTGGGATCCGACGACCGGCCGGACGGTCCGTACGATCCCGGTCTATCACCCGGCCCTGGCCTGCTGCACCGTCGGTGACACTTTGCTGGTCGGTCTGGATCAGGGCCTGCTCGCCCTCGCTGTCACCGGCCGAGACGACCGGTAA
- a CDS encoding MFS transporter gives MGTPAFVRSSPYWPVVRHRILRRLLPGFALSYLGEGMALLAVSWLAIQLAPRANAGVWVAAAVAAYTLPGALGTVLFARVLSGRSGAQLAAWDAVVRAVMLGAIPVVHLAGALDIRWFTLLLGCSALLRSWGSAGRFTLIAELLPVEHRLAGNALIGLFSEASTLIGPALAALLIAAAGPVLVIAVAAGTYAVLAVSYLVAVPRTARAPIEQRQGSSLAGFAAIWRDRPLLGLSTLTFGFFFLYGPVQVALPIHVAESLGNSAGTLAAFWTAFGAGALIGGFAAGYLRRWRLWPTIIAIVVGWGAALLPLGLGAPTGVALVAIAIGGLIWAPYPAATMALLQRSTDGAGRAPVLAAYAAIATLSVPLGTITAGPLITGVGAEFTILAAAVLTVAFGVIAAAIAISRAVKGSAVQDRADLAVRQLDPEPLP, from the coding sequence ATGGGCACCCCGGCGTTCGTTCGTTCGTCACCCTACTGGCCGGTGGTCCGGCACCGGATCCTGCGGCGGCTGCTGCCGGGCTTCGCGCTGTCGTACCTCGGGGAGGGGATGGCGCTGCTGGCGGTCAGCTGGCTGGCCATCCAGTTGGCACCCCGGGCCAACGCCGGTGTCTGGGTGGCCGCCGCGGTCGCCGCGTACACACTGCCGGGTGCCCTCGGCACCGTGCTGTTCGCCCGGGTGCTCAGTGGCCGCAGCGGGGCTCAGCTGGCCGCCTGGGACGCTGTCGTCCGGGCGGTGATGCTCGGGGCGATCCCCGTCGTCCACCTCGCCGGAGCCCTCGACATCAGGTGGTTCACGCTGCTGCTCGGGTGCTCCGCACTGCTGCGCTCGTGGGGGTCGGCCGGCCGGTTCACCCTCATCGCCGAGCTGCTGCCGGTCGAGCACCGGCTGGCGGGCAACGCGCTCATCGGACTGTTCAGCGAGGCGTCGACCCTGATCGGGCCGGCCCTGGCGGCACTGCTCATCGCGGCCGCCGGGCCGGTGCTCGTCATCGCCGTCGCCGCCGGCACGTACGCCGTCCTCGCGGTCAGCTACCTGGTCGCCGTGCCGAGGACGGCCCGGGCCCCCATCGAGCAGCGGCAGGGATCGAGTCTCGCCGGCTTCGCCGCGATCTGGCGCGATCGCCCGTTGCTCGGACTGTCCACGCTGACCTTCGGGTTCTTCTTCCTCTACGGGCCCGTGCAGGTGGCGTTGCCGATCCACGTCGCCGAGTCGCTCGGCAACTCTGCCGGCACCCTGGCCGCGTTCTGGACGGCGTTCGGCGCCGGGGCGCTGATCGGCGGATTCGCCGCCGGCTACCTGCGCCGTTGGCGGCTGTGGCCGACAATTATCGCCATCGTCGTCGGCTGGGGTGCGGCACTGCTGCCATTGGGACTCGGCGCACCGACCGGCGTGGCCCTGGTCGCCATCGCGATCGGCGGACTGATCTGGGCGCCGTACCCGGCCGCCACGATGGCGTTGCTGCAACGCAGCACCGACGGTGCCGGCAGAGCACCGGTCCTCGCCGCGTACGCCGCGATCGCGACACTGTCCGTACCGCTGGGCACCATCACCGCCGGGCCGTTGATCACCGGCGTCGGTGCCGAGTTCACCATCCTGGCCGCAGCGGTGCTCACGGTGGCCTTCGGCGTCATCGCCGCGGCGATCGCGATCTCGCGGGCGGTCAAGGGCAGCGCCGTGCAGGACCGAGCCGACCTCGCCGTCCGTCAACTGGACCCGGAGCCGCTGCCGTGA
- a CDS encoding DUF6458 family protein — MGIGTSIFLLAVGAILTFALNASIGGLDLDVVGWILMAAGVVGLIMTMLVWGRRREVVATTEEPVEYRRVEERRDVAPPL, encoded by the coding sequence ATGGGTATCGGCACCAGTATCTTTCTGCTCGCGGTGGGCGCCATCCTCACCTTCGCGCTCAACGCCAGCATCGGCGGTCTGGACCTGGACGTCGTCGGCTGGATTCTGATGGCAGCCGGTGTGGTCGGCCTGATCATGACCATGCTCGTCTGGGGACGCCGGCGTGAGGTGGTCGCCACGACCGAGGAGCCGGTGGAGTACCGCCGCGTCGAGGAGCGTCGGGACGTCGCACCGCCGCTGTGA